The Leadbettera azotonutricia ZAS-9 genome has a window encoding:
- the carB gene encoding carbamoyl-phosphate synthase large subunit, which yields MTKENVKKVLVLGSGGLKIGQAGEFDYSGSQALKALREEGIKTVLINPNIATIQTSEGMADATYFLPVTPEYVRQVIEKEKPDGLLLSFGGQTALNCGVALDRDGTLYKYGVKVLGTPVKAIEDTEDRELFVERLNEIGAKTPRSIAVDAKSGTDGAAEAAKKIGYPVMVRVAYALGGSGSGICRNEGDIRRRCDRAFARTNEIGSAPQVLVEEWLGGWKEIEYEVVRDRFDNCITVCNMENFDPLGIHTGESIVVAPSQTLTDSEYHKLRRIGIEVIRHLGIIGECNIQYALDPFSEDYRIIEVNARLSRSSALASKATGYPLAFVAAKLALGYSLIDIENRITRVTKSCFEPALDYIVVKVPRWDLAKFKNVDVRIGSEMKSVGEVMSIGRTFEEALQKALRMTGIGAPGLAGDDNFCGNGRSNIRDALQKPTDRRIFIIYRALQEGWSVDKIYKLTKIDKWFLYKIANALQTETELRELVKKEKEEFITAKDTKANKERKGEKKIASPSPPSSPSWLIPKDLLARAKRLGFSDARIGEFVGMKEGDVRSLREEYRIRPAVKQIDTLAAEYPAKTNYLYMTYGAGGAGNADDVAPSARGVMVLGSGAYRIGSSVEFDWCCVNAVDTARRLGRYSIMVNCNPETVSTDYDMCDRLYFEELTLERILDIYERERPDGIILSMGGQIPNNLATKLYSSGAVIYGTTPKSIDMAEDRNKFSALLDKLKIEQPEWKELTDLASAKDFAATVGYPVLIRPSYVLSGAAMNVAWDDESLETFLGLAADVSPEHPVVISKFIENSKEIEIDAVAQRGEILFHAITEHIENAGVHSGDATVVLPAQRLYIETIRKIRTIAERICAALDITGPFNIQFLAQRNRVRVIECNLRASRSFPFCSKISRVNMIDMAVRAMLDEKVEKNVSSALDLPWVGVKAAQFSFSRLHGADPVTGVEMASTGEVGCIGSEIGDAFLKALLSVGYRIPKKRILLSTGPIEDKIDFLDSAKKLADMDYELYGSRGTAKFLASNGVPIKALNWPLESKEPNIAGFIKRRELDMIINIPKNNKETELKNDYIIRRMAVDFDIPLFTNIKVAREFIDAMVYAKDKGGSPGALEIKAWEEYR from the coding sequence ATGACGAAAGAAAACGTTAAGAAAGTGCTGGTCCTCGGTTCAGGGGGATTAAAGATTGGCCAGGCCGGGGAGTTCGATTACTCCGGGTCCCAGGCCCTCAAGGCTTTGAGGGAAGAAGGGATCAAGACGGTCCTCATCAATCCTAATATTGCCACCATCCAGACCAGCGAAGGCATGGCTGACGCCACCTACTTTCTGCCGGTGACCCCCGAGTATGTGCGGCAGGTTATCGAAAAGGAAAAGCCCGACGGTCTCCTCCTCTCCTTCGGGGGGCAGACGGCCCTCAACTGCGGGGTTGCCCTGGACAGGGACGGAACCCTCTACAAATACGGCGTCAAGGTGCTGGGCACCCCGGTCAAGGCTATTGAAGATACAGAGGATCGGGAGCTCTTCGTGGAGAGGCTCAATGAGATAGGGGCCAAGACGCCGCGCAGCATTGCTGTGGATGCAAAGAGCGGAACCGATGGGGCGGCGGAGGCAGCAAAAAAAATCGGCTACCCTGTGATGGTCCGGGTTGCCTACGCCCTGGGCGGTTCAGGTTCGGGCATTTGCCGCAACGAAGGGGACATACGTCGCCGCTGCGACAGGGCCTTTGCCAGAACCAATGAAATTGGTTCCGCGCCCCAGGTGCTGGTGGAGGAATGGCTCGGGGGCTGGAAGGAAATCGAGTACGAAGTGGTGCGGGATCGTTTCGATAATTGCATCACTGTTTGCAATATGGAAAACTTCGATCCCCTCGGCATTCACACAGGGGAAAGCATTGTAGTTGCCCCGTCCCAGACCCTCACTGATTCCGAGTACCATAAGCTCAGGCGCATAGGCATCGAGGTCATACGCCACCTGGGCATCATCGGCGAATGCAATATCCAGTATGCCCTTGATCCCTTTTCCGAGGATTACCGCATCATCGAAGTGAACGCCCGGCTTTCCCGGTCTTCAGCCTTGGCTTCCAAGGCCACAGGCTACCCTCTTGCCTTTGTGGCCGCGAAACTTGCCCTTGGCTATTCGCTTATTGATATCGAGAACCGTATCACCAGGGTTACCAAGTCCTGCTTTGAGCCTGCCCTGGATTATATAGTAGTAAAAGTGCCACGCTGGGATCTGGCCAAATTCAAAAACGTTGACGTGCGCATCGGTTCCGAAATGAAGTCTGTCGGCGAAGTCATGTCCATAGGCCGCACTTTCGAAGAAGCCCTGCAAAAAGCCCTCCGCATGACCGGCATCGGCGCGCCTGGCCTTGCCGGGGATGACAACTTCTGCGGGAACGGCAGGAGCAATATACGGGACGCGCTGCAAAAGCCCACAGACCGGCGCATCTTTATCATCTACCGGGCTCTCCAGGAAGGCTGGAGCGTAGACAAGATCTACAAGCTTACCAAGATCGACAAATGGTTCCTCTACAAAATCGCAAACGCTTTGCAGACAGAAACTGAGTTACGGGAGCTGGTTAAAAAAGAGAAAGAAGAGTTTATAACCGCAAAGGACACAAAGGCAAACAAGGAAAGAAAGGGAGAGAAAAAGATTGCTTCCCCCTCCCCCCCTTCGAGTCCTTCGTGGTTAATTCCCAAAGATCTCCTGGCCCGGGCCAAGCGCTTAGGGTTTAGCGACGCCCGTATCGGCGAGTTTGTGGGCATGAAGGAAGGGGACGTGCGATCCCTGCGGGAAGAGTACCGCATCAGGCCGGCGGTCAAGCAGATTGACACCCTGGCTGCCGAATACCCGGCCAAGACCAACTACCTCTACATGACCTACGGCGCAGGAGGAGCGGGGAACGCCGATGATGTGGCGCCTTCCGCCCGGGGTGTCATGGTGCTGGGGTCGGGGGCGTATAGGATCGGGAGCAGCGTGGAATTCGACTGGTGCTGTGTCAACGCGGTGGATACCGCGCGCAGGCTGGGGCGTTATTCCATCATGGTGAACTGCAATCCCGAAACCGTGTCCACTGATTATGACATGTGCGACAGGCTCTACTTTGAGGAGCTTACCCTGGAGCGCATTCTGGATATCTACGAGAGAGAAAGGCCCGACGGGATCATACTGAGCATGGGCGGGCAGATCCCAAACAACCTGGCTACCAAGCTTTACTCTTCAGGCGCGGTGATCTACGGTACTACACCCAAATCCATCGACATGGCGGAAGACAGGAATAAATTCTCCGCTCTCCTGGACAAACTCAAAATAGAGCAGCCTGAGTGGAAAGAGCTTACCGACCTTGCTTCGGCAAAAGATTTTGCAGCCACGGTTGGTTATCCTGTTTTGATACGGCCCAGCTACGTGCTTTCTGGGGCTGCCATGAATGTGGCATGGGACGACGAAAGCCTTGAGACCTTCCTCGGCCTAGCCGCGGATGTTTCCCCTGAACACCCCGTGGTCATCTCCAAGTTCATCGAGAATTCCAAGGAGATAGAAATTGACGCTGTTGCCCAGAGGGGCGAAATACTCTTCCACGCCATCACGGAGCATATCGAGAACGCCGGCGTGCACTCTGGGGACGCCACAGTGGTGCTGCCTGCACAAAGGCTCTACATCGAAACCATCAGGAAGATACGCACTATTGCCGAGCGCATCTGCGCGGCGCTGGACATTACCGGGCCTTTCAATATCCAGTTCCTGGCCCAGCGCAACAGGGTGCGGGTCATCGAATGCAACCTCAGGGCAAGCCGGAGCTTCCCCTTCTGTTCCAAGATCAGCAGGGTGAACATGATAGACATGGCAGTGAGGGCCATGCTGGACGAGAAGGTCGAAAAAAATGTTTCGTCTGCGTTGGATCTTCCCTGGGTGGGGGTCAAGGCGGCCCAGTTCAGCTTCTCCCGGCTCCACGGCGCTGATCCGGTTACGGGCGTTGAGATGGCCTCCACCGGCGAAGTGGGCTGCATAGGCAGCGAGATTGGCGATGCCTTCCTAAAAGCATTGCTGTCGGTGGGCTATCGCATTCCCAAAAAGCGCATACTCCTCTCCACAGGGCCCATCGAAGACAAAATCGACTTCCTCGACTCTGCAAAGAAACTGGCCGATATGGATTATGAGCTTTACGGTTCAAGGGGCACCGCGAAATTCCTTGCCTCCAACGGGGTCCCCATCAAAGCCCTCAACTGGCCCCTGGAATCGAAGGAGCCCAATATCGCGGGGTTCATCAAGCGCAGGGAACTTGACATGATCATCAATATTCCAAAAAACAACAAGGAAACTGAACTCAAGAACGATTATATCATCAGGCGCATGGCGGTGGATTTCGACATCCCCCTCTTTACCAATATCAAGGTAGCCAGGGAATTCATCGACGCCATGGTGTACGCCAAGGACAAGGGCGGCTCTCCCGGGGCACTGGAAATCAAAGCCTGGGAGGAATACCGCTAA
- a CDS encoding sugar ABC transporter substrate-binding protein, with product MKKLIAVFFVLAAVTGMLFANGGSQSKKPLIGVVTPAADHGFTGESIRHGEAETKLLAEKNGWDYRYLTANESGEQNNAVDTLIGLKPAVIILWPVNGDELRSAAQKIVDAKIPLIIYDRFITGFKGQAADISGDNVTIGEQMGRYFNKYFASQAGAGTINYLEFLGDSSTVPKERADGFKSTANKNFTIVQSFVTDWSSQKAQEQLETFLNTASRDQVESLQAIYTDDDEEVIGIVNAIKNYRGPAKLNIKLISGVGGRRENMPLFETSGLQGVDFLTYWFSPSFIRDAIDLGADIIQGKTPPKDVKIGTKEIDKSNYKAHIDSAEYKTRYSL from the coding sequence ATGAAGAAACTGATCGCAGTATTTTTTGTCCTCGCGGCTGTTACGGGCATGCTTTTTGCCAATGGCGGCTCCCAGTCCAAAAAGCCCTTGATCGGGGTCGTTACCCCCGCTGCCGACCACGGCTTTACCGGTGAATCGATCCGGCACGGCGAAGCGGAAACCAAGCTCCTTGCCGAAAAGAACGGCTGGGATTACCGCTACCTCACTGCCAACGAGTCCGGCGAGCAGAACAATGCCGTTGATACCCTCATCGGCCTTAAGCCCGCGGTAATCATCCTCTGGCCCGTCAACGGGGATGAACTCCGCAGCGCAGCCCAGAAGATCGTTGACGCCAAGATCCCCCTCATCATCTATGACCGCTTTATCACCGGCTTTAAAGGCCAGGCCGCGGACATCTCCGGCGACAATGTCACCATCGGCGAGCAGATGGGAAGGTACTTCAACAAGTATTTCGCCTCCCAGGCTGGAGCCGGAACAATCAACTATCTGGAGTTCCTGGGCGACAGCTCTACAGTTCCCAAGGAAAGGGCCGACGGCTTTAAATCCACAGCCAACAAAAACTTCACCATTGTGCAGTCCTTTGTGACCGACTGGAGTTCCCAGAAAGCCCAGGAGCAGCTTGAAACATTCCTGAACACCGCTTCGCGGGATCAGGTTGAATCCCTTCAGGCTATCTATACCGATGACGATGAAGAAGTCATCGGCATTGTGAACGCCATCAAGAATTACCGGGGCCCCGCAAAGCTCAACATCAAGCTGATCAGCGGCGTTGGCGGCAGGCGGGAAAATATGCCCCTCTTTGAAACTTCCGGCCTCCAGGGCGTGGACTTCCTGACCTACTGGTTCTCCCCTTCCTTTATCCGGGATGCCATCGATCTGGGCGCCGACATTATCCAGGGCAAGACTCCTCCCAAGGATGTCAAAATCGGTACCAAAGAAATTGACAAGTCCAATTACAAGGCCCACATTGACAGTGCAGAGTATAAGACTCGTTACAGCCTCTAA
- a CDS encoding HAD family hydrolase, whose product MIEVVNPEAARGSFRFAIFDFDGTISLIREGWQQIMIPYFTDEMAACPGAAKRSREDIAEEVRDFVYVLTGKQTIYQCMELSERIAKLGGKALEPLAYKAEYHRRLGLRIAGRIAELEKDPGAAINHVVPGSFAFLEALKKRGLTLYLASGTDEVYVKQEASLLGVTPYFAGVYGAQDDYKSFSKKMVIDRIIKEHQLSGKELIGFGDGYVEIENIKSVGGFACGVATDEVQRTGVDQWKRNRLTSSGADIIIPDFTETEKLIAYLFEKNEGAAHAL is encoded by the coding sequence ATGATTGAAGTAGTGAACCCGGAGGCTGCCAGGGGCAGCTTTCGTTTTGCGATTTTTGATTTTGACGGGACCATCAGCCTTATCCGCGAAGGCTGGCAGCAGATTATGATCCCCTATTTCACCGATGAAATGGCCGCATGCCCTGGAGCGGCGAAGCGTTCACGGGAGGACATAGCCGAAGAGGTGCGGGATTTTGTCTACGTCCTTACGGGGAAGCAGACCATTTACCAGTGCATGGAGCTTTCGGAGCGTATTGCCAAGCTTGGGGGGAAAGCGCTGGAGCCCCTGGCATACAAGGCTGAATACCACCGCCGCCTGGGATTGCGGATTGCGGGCCGCATTGCGGAACTTGAGAAGGATCCCGGCGCCGCAATCAACCATGTGGTACCCGGCAGTTTTGCCTTCCTTGAAGCCCTTAAAAAGCGGGGGCTTACCCTGTATCTTGCCAGTGGCACTGACGAGGTCTATGTCAAGCAGGAAGCTTCGCTCCTGGGGGTTACTCCCTATTTTGCCGGGGTCTACGGCGCCCAGGATGATTACAAGTCCTTTTCAAAAAAGATGGTCATCGATCGCATCATCAAGGAACACCAGCTCAGCGGAAAGGAGCTGATTGGGTTCGGCGACGGCTACGTGGAAATCGAAAACATCAAGAGCGTCGGGGGCTTTGCCTGCGGGGTCGCCACCGACGAGGTGCAGCGTACCGGCGTGGACCAGTGGAAGCGGAACAGGCTTACGTCTTCCGGGGCCGACATCATCATCCCCGACTTTACAGAAACCGAAAAGCTGATAGCCTATCTTTTCGAAAAAAACGAAGGGGCGGCCCATGCCCTTTGA
- a CDS encoding sugar ABC transporter ATP-binding protein yields MILEMKSISKSFGPVNALKDVSFTVTPGEIHGLLGENGAGKTTLMNILAGTFSQDEGQIVIDGNAVHAMTPRKSNEMKIRFIHQELSLCNDLRVYQNMFLGAEYARAGFINKKDEIKRAQEVLDYMNTGIDATLPVAALETAKKQLIEIAHALLFKSELIIMDEPTTALNSHEIENLFVIMNQLKKEGVSFIYISHKMPEVFQICDKYTVLRDGAFIQSGNIKDIDEHQATELLIGKTFVATNLKEGQASQVHDEMVLKADRISGGTFEDISFELHRGEVIVITGLQGSGTDELATALFGASPIKSGIVSTARGKLETKSIKKVMQSGIAMVPRNRKERGIIPHLSIRQNNSLAYFVAKHKKLFVSQKEEHQRYMANKDKMDIRAGSDLDPVTSLSGGNQQKLILSKWLEIGADVYIMDNPTQGIDVGSKYAIYKLVNNMAKDGKAVLMFSTEFPEILQVADRCIVMYKGKINIVLERQDISEVNIMAHSTGATTEKQK; encoded by the coding sequence ATGATCCTGGAAATGAAAAGCATTTCAAAATCCTTCGGGCCCGTAAATGCCCTTAAAGATGTTTCCTTTACGGTAACTCCCGGTGAAATCCACGGTTTGTTGGGGGAGAACGGCGCAGGCAAGACCACGCTGATGAATATCCTTGCCGGAACCTTTTCCCAGGATGAAGGGCAAATCGTGATCGACGGGAACGCCGTCCATGCCATGACGCCCCGCAAATCAAATGAGATGAAGATACGGTTCATCCACCAGGAACTCTCCCTCTGCAACGATCTCCGGGTCTATCAGAATATGTTCCTTGGCGCTGAATATGCCAGGGCCGGATTCATCAACAAAAAAGATGAAATCAAACGGGCGCAGGAAGTGCTTGATTATATGAATACCGGGATTGATGCGACCCTTCCGGTGGCTGCCCTTGAAACGGCAAAGAAGCAGCTTATCGAAATTGCCCATGCCCTGCTTTTCAAGTCTGAGCTTATCATCATGGATGAGCCTACCACGGCGCTGAATTCCCACGAAATAGAGAACCTCTTTGTCATCATGAACCAGCTGAAAAAGGAGGGTGTAAGCTTTATCTACATCTCCCACAAGATGCCCGAGGTCTTTCAGATTTGCGATAAATACACGGTTCTCCGGGACGGCGCTTTTATCCAGTCCGGGAACATTAAAGATATCGATGAGCACCAGGCGACCGAGCTCCTTATCGGAAAGACCTTTGTCGCCACAAACCTGAAAGAAGGCCAGGCTTCCCAGGTACATGACGAAATGGTGCTCAAGGCGGATAGAATTTCAGGCGGTACTTTCGAGGATATTTCCTTTGAACTGCACCGGGGCGAGGTGATTGTGATCACCGGACTCCAGGGTTCAGGCACTGACGAGCTTGCTACCGCGCTCTTCGGGGCAAGCCCCATAAAGAGCGGGATTGTCTCGACAGCCCGGGGGAAGCTTGAAACCAAATCGATAAAGAAAGTCATGCAGAGCGGGATCGCCATGGTGCCGAGGAACCGGAAAGAACGGGGCATAATACCCCATCTGAGCATCAGGCAGAATAACTCCCTGGCATACTTTGTGGCAAAGCACAAAAAACTTTTCGTTTCCCAAAAGGAAGAGCACCAGCGCTATATGGCAAACAAGGACAAGATGGATATAAGGGCAGGGAGCGATTTGGATCCTGTCACATCCCTTTCTGGGGGCAACCAGCAGAAACTTATTTTGAGCAAATGGCTGGAAATCGGGGCCGATGTCTACATCATGGATAACCCGACCCAGGGTATTGATGTGGGCTCCAAATACGCGATCTACAAACTGGTCAACAACATGGCAAAGGACGGCAAAGCAGTTCTGATGTTCAGCACCGAATTTCCCGAAATCCTTCAGGTGGCGGATCGCTGCATTGTTATGTATAAAGGCAAAATCAATATAGTCCTTGAGAGACAGGATATTTCAGAAGTCAATATCATGGCTCATTCAACAGGCGCCACCACGGAGAAGCAAAAATGA
- a CDS encoding PfkB family carbohydrate kinase, producing the protein MALVSRNRLKELLDGFPDLKIAVAGDFFLDKWLEIDRSLDEPSVETGLTAYQVVQKRVYAGASGTVLSNLAALDVGRLFALGFTGDDGEGFELRRCLSSMGVNMDSLITSGEVQTPTYTKPVFRSQGPGGKKFLEESNRLDHKNVLPTPADIEKRIIASLWEIAPKVDAIIALDQLVGEIYGVITPAVRGELAKIAEQFPSLVMYADSRAFISAFRNMAIKCNNLEAEKLFRGPAAGSFAGSPSGSPGGSTPSLEETGECLLGLSKNSRKEVFISCGEKGVLVKGDDGKPFLVPTIPQHGEIDIVGAGDACSSGIVTTLCRGGTPVEAAFVGNLTASITIQVIGATGTASRDQILSRYDEYYGDQN; encoded by the coding sequence ATGGCGCTGGTTAGCAGAAACAGACTTAAGGAACTGCTTGACGGTTTCCCGGATTTGAAGATCGCTGTAGCGGGGGACTTCTTCCTGGACAAATGGCTCGAAATCGATCGAAGTCTTGACGAGCCTTCGGTGGAGACCGGGCTTACCGCATACCAGGTAGTGCAGAAGCGAGTTTACGCAGGGGCGTCAGGCACGGTCCTGTCGAATCTTGCAGCCCTGGATGTGGGCAGGCTCTTTGCCCTGGGCTTTACCGGCGACGACGGCGAAGGCTTTGAGCTGCGGCGCTGCCTTTCATCCATGGGGGTAAACATGGATTCCCTTATAACAAGCGGCGAAGTGCAAACTCCCACCTATACCAAGCCGGTCTTCCGCAGCCAGGGGCCTGGCGGCAAAAAGTTCCTCGAAGAAAGCAACCGCCTGGATCATAAAAATGTCCTCCCCACCCCCGCCGACATTGAAAAGCGTATCATCGCGTCCCTTTGGGAAATTGCCCCGAAGGTAGACGCCATCATCGCCCTGGATCAGCTGGTGGGTGAAATCTACGGGGTCATTACCCCGGCGGTGCGGGGGGAGCTTGCCAAAATCGCGGAGCAGTTCCCCAGCCTCGTTATGTATGCGGATTCCCGGGCCTTCATCAGCGCCTTCCGGAACATGGCCATCAAGTGCAACAACCTTGAAGCGGAGAAACTCTTTCGCGGGCCTGCCGCAGGGAGTTTCGCCGGAAGTCCCTCGGGGAGCCCCGGCGGTTCGACGCCCAGCCTTGAGGAAACCGGGGAATGCCTTTTAGGGCTTTCAAAGAATTCCCGCAAGGAAGTTTTCATCTCCTGCGGCGAAAAAGGGGTGCTGGTAAAAGGCGATGACGGAAAGCCCTTCCTTGTCCCCACCATCCCCCAGCACGGCGAGATCGACATAGTTGGCGCAGGGGATGCATGCAGCTCGGGGATAGTTACCACCTTGTGCCGGGGCGGCACTCCGGTTGAAGCAGCCTTTGTAGGCAACCTGACAGCCTCCATCACCATCCAGGTAATCGGAGCCACCGGCACTGCCTCCCGGGATCAGATCCTTTCCCGCTATGATGAATATTATGGAGACCAAAACTGA
- a CDS encoding ROK family protein → MGGSKFLVGLVDSSGEILCSKKHHWSELSPRGVVADVKTAAHALLEANPNLKPQVMGATIPGLADPEKGIWVESSFSGIRDLPFASIMEKEFGLPVKLDNDVRACALAEYRLGCCKGIDHFVWITVSNGIGGCVFAGGKPYRGGSGNAGEIGHIIVEEGPGARLCKAGHQGCAEVHASGQGLAKNYISLGGRAQPGKQPPDAKAIDALARAGDQTAIDAYKLEGLYLGRAIGAAVNLLSPDKVVIGGGVSLGFDLFWPSLEETLKTHVYQNANPRLSVEPSLLGYNAALLGAAVLSFS, encoded by the coding sequence ATGGGAGGCTCGAAGTTCCTTGTAGGGCTGGTCGATTCCTCGGGGGAGATTCTCTGTTCAAAAAAGCACCACTGGTCCGAACTAAGCCCCCGGGGAGTGGTTGCCGATGTAAAGACCGCAGCCCACGCCTTGCTGGAAGCCAACCCCAATTTGAAACCCCAAGTGATGGGGGCCACCATACCAGGCCTTGCGGACCCGGAAAAAGGCATTTGGGTGGAGTCGAGTTTTTCGGGCATACGGGATCTGCCCTTTGCCTCAATCATGGAAAAAGAATTCGGCCTCCCCGTAAAACTTGATAACGATGTGCGGGCCTGCGCCCTGGCCGAATACCGGCTCGGCTGCTGCAAGGGGATAGATCACTTTGTCTGGATCACCGTGTCCAATGGCATTGGAGGCTGCGTCTTTGCCGGCGGGAAGCCCTACCGGGGGGGCTCGGGGAATGCCGGGGAGATAGGCCATATCATTGTTGAAGAAGGCCCCGGCGCCCGGTTATGCAAGGCAGGCCATCAGGGCTGCGCCGAGGTGCACGCGTCAGGCCAGGGGCTGGCAAAAAACTACATCTCCCTGGGGGGAAGGGCCCAGCCAGGGAAGCAACCTCCCGATGCCAAAGCCATCGATGCCCTGGCCCGCGCCGGAGACCAGACAGCCATAGACGCCTACAAACTGGAGGGCCTTTACCTGGGCCGTGCAATCGGGGCAGCAGTCAATCTCTTAAGCCCCGACAAGGTTGTAATCGGCGGCGGTGTCTCCCTGGGCTTCGACCTCTTTTGGCCATCCCTGGAAGAAACCCTTAAAACCCATGTCTACCAAAACGCCAACCCCCGCCTCAGCGTGGAGCCAAGCCTCCTGGGTTACAACGCAGCCCTCCTGGGAGCCGCGGTTTTGAGCTTCTCGTGA
- the carA gene encoding glutamine-hydrolyzing carbamoyl-phosphate synthase small subunit, producing the protein MKQKTLKSARLVLEDGSEYAGWSFGRPRSQAGEVVFTTGMAGYPQSLTDPSFRGQILVSTYPLVGNYGVPLKPKTGEPFLDSQGIPVHFESPMVQVSGFVVAEACEEPSHFASGATLSAWLDKNNVPGIWGIDTRALTERLREHGVMRGKILVEGSRDVTMDSGIAANPVADVSHPEIVTYTPLAAGIAGGKGAAKNADKDPLLKIALIDCGAKANILRCLLARNVEVMRLPWNHDLKGIEYDGLFLSNGPGDPKACGRTIAMVRRAFDLKKPIFGICLGNQIMALAAGGDTYKLPYGHRGQNQPCVEAGTSRCYITSQNHGYAVRGETLPKGWEPWFINANDNTIEGIRSTRHPFSAVQFHPEGCPGPRDTEFLIDRFLEQVRENRK; encoded by the coding sequence ATGAAACAAAAGACCCTTAAATCAGCCCGCCTCGTCCTGGAAGACGGCTCCGAATATGCGGGCTGGTCCTTCGGCAGGCCCCGGTCCCAGGCAGGGGAAGTGGTTTTCACCACCGGCATGGCCGGGTACCCCCAGTCCCTGACAGACCCCAGCTTTAGGGGGCAGATCCTGGTTTCCACCTATCCCCTGGTAGGCAATTACGGAGTGCCTCTCAAACCCAAGACAGGCGAGCCCTTCCTGGACAGCCAGGGCATACCGGTTCACTTTGAATCCCCCATGGTGCAGGTCTCAGGCTTTGTAGTGGCCGAGGCCTGCGAGGAGCCCAGCCACTTTGCCTCGGGCGCGACCCTCTCCGCATGGCTCGATAAAAACAACGTCCCCGGCATCTGGGGCATAGACACCAGAGCCCTCACGGAGCGGCTCAGGGAGCACGGGGTCATGAGGGGAAAGATCCTTGTGGAGGGCAGCAGGGACGTGACCATGGATTCGGGGATCGCCGCAAACCCTGTGGCGGATGTTTCCCATCCCGAAATAGTGACTTATACCCCCCTTGCTGCCGGTATTGCCGGCGGCAAAGGCGCTGCAAAGAACGCTGATAAAGACCCGCTCCTAAAAATCGCCCTTATCGACTGCGGGGCCAAGGCCAACATACTTCGCTGCCTTTTGGCCCGGAATGTGGAGGTTATGCGCCTCCCCTGGAACCACGATCTGAAGGGCATTGAATACGATGGCCTCTTCCTCTCCAACGGCCCTGGGGACCCCAAGGCCTGCGGCAGGACCATTGCCATGGTGCGCCGGGCCTTCGATCTGAAGAAGCCCATCTTCGGCATCTGCCTGGGCAACCAGATCATGGCCCTCGCCGCCGGTGGCGACACCTACAAACTCCCTTACGGCCACCGGGGCCAGAACCAGCCCTGCGTCGAGGCAGGCACGAGCCGCTGTTACATTACGAGCCAGAACCACGGCTATGCCGTGCGGGGCGAGACCCTCCCCAAGGGCTGGGAGCCCTGGTTTATCAATGCCAATGACAACACCATCGAAGGCATACGCTCTACCCGCCACCCCTTCTCGGCAGTCCAGTTCCACCCCGAGGGCTGCCCCGGCCCGAGGGATACGGAATTCTTGATCGACAGGTTCCTGGAACAAGTCCGGGAAAACAGGAAATAG
- a CDS encoding D-sedoheptulose-7-phosphate isomerase: MKTFLDNYSNGVMEAMKNFEADQFEKIIALIADIYKKDGQIFIAGNGGSAGSANHFVCDFGKNAVDFKSGKRRFRIISVCDNVEKITALGNDIAFDEIFSFQLTNLMNEGDILIVISASGNSPDIVKACEYAKTRKGKIIALSGFDGGKIKALADACMVARLKTYEQIEDIHLVILHMIVCYFKEHPKVLGL, translated from the coding sequence ATGAAAACATTTCTGGACAATTACAGCAACGGCGTGATGGAGGCGATGAAGAATTTTGAAGCTGATCAATTTGAAAAGATCATAGCCCTCATCGCGGATATCTACAAAAAGGATGGGCAGATATTCATCGCCGGCAACGGCGGCAGCGCCGGCTCCGCCAATCACTTTGTATGCGACTTCGGCAAGAACGCCGTTGACTTTAAGTCGGGCAAGCGGCGCTTCAGGATCATCTCAGTCTGCGACAATGTGGAAAAGATAACCGCCCTGGGAAACGACATCGCCTTTGACGAAATCTTCAGCTTCCAGCTGACCAACCTGATGAACGAAGGGGACATCCTTATTGTCATCAGCGCCTCGGGAAATTCGCCGGACATTGTCAAAGCCTGCGAGTATGCCAAAACAAGAAAAGGGAAGATCATCGCCCTTTCAGGATTTGACGGCGGCAAGATAAAAGCCCTGGCCGATGCATGCATGGTAGCCCGGCTTAAAACCTATGAGCAGATCGAAGACATACACCTGGTCATTCTCCATATGATCGTCTGCTACTTCAAAGAACATCCGAAAGTTCTGGGATTGTAG